The proteins below are encoded in one region of Leptotrichia sp. oral taxon 218:
- the purD gene encoding phosphoribosylamine--glycine ligase: MKVLIVGAGGREHAIAWKISQNEKVEKIFIAPGNAGAELLEKAENVNLSNNIEEYVKFAKNNKIDLTFVGSEELLVAGIVDEFRKNGLKIFGPDKKAAILEGSKAFSKDFMKKYGIKTAVYEIFDNAEKAKEFLNNWSYFPVVVKASGLAAGKGVIIAQSHDEAIKAVEDIMVDEKFGSAGNQVVIEEFLDGVEASILSFTDSKVIVPLLSAKDHKKIGENETGLNTGGMGVISPNPYVTDEVFESFKNDIMNPTLKGIQAEGMDFEGVIFFGLMITKKGVYLLEYNMRLGDPETQAVLPLLENDLLELVEYSFDKKLSELKVSWKPLHSCCVVGAAKGYPESYKKGDVITGIENASDDELVFIAGAKFEDGKFKTNGGRVLNAVAFGKTLDEARKNAYKLLSKINFDGMYFRKDIGNIK; this comes from the coding sequence ATGAAAGTACTGATTGTAGGAGCAGGTGGAAGAGAACACGCAATTGCTTGGAAAATTTCACAAAATGAAAAAGTTGAAAAAATATTTATTGCACCTGGAAATGCGGGAGCGGAGTTATTGGAAAAAGCTGAAAATGTGAATTTGTCAAACAATATTGAAGAGTATGTAAAATTTGCAAAAAATAATAAAATTGATTTAACATTTGTTGGAAGCGAAGAATTATTGGTAGCTGGTATTGTCGATGAATTTAGAAAAAATGGATTAAAAATATTTGGTCCTGACAAAAAAGCAGCAATTCTTGAAGGAAGTAAAGCATTTTCAAAAGATTTTATGAAAAAATATGGGATAAAAACTGCTGTTTATGAAATTTTTGATAATGCTGAAAAAGCAAAAGAATTTTTGAATAATTGGAGCTATTTTCCAGTAGTTGTAAAAGCAAGTGGACTTGCAGCTGGAAAAGGTGTTATTATCGCTCAAAGTCATGATGAAGCGATTAAAGCTGTTGAAGATATAATGGTTGACGAAAAATTTGGAAGTGCGGGAAATCAAGTTGTAATTGAAGAATTTTTGGACGGAGTGGAAGCGTCAATTTTATCATTTACAGATAGCAAAGTTATCGTGCCACTTTTGTCGGCGAAAGACCACAAAAAAATCGGAGAAAATGAAACTGGATTAAATACAGGTGGAATGGGAGTTATAAGTCCAAATCCGTATGTTACAGATGAAGTTTTTGAAAGTTTTAAAAATGATATTATGAATCCGACTTTAAAAGGTATTCAAGCGGAAGGAATGGATTTTGAAGGAGTAATTTTCTTTGGACTTATGATTACGAAAAAAGGTGTTTATTTGCTGGAATACAACATGAGATTAGGAGATCCTGAAACTCAAGCAGTTTTACCACTTTTGGAAAACGATTTGTTGGAATTGGTAGAATATTCATTTGACAAAAAATTATCGGAATTAAAAGTTTCTTGGAAACCACTTCATTCTTGTTGTGTCGTAGGAGCGGCAAAAGGTTATCCTGAAAGTTATAAAAAAGGCGATGTGATAACTGGAATTGAAAATGCTTCAGATGATGAATTGGTATTTATCGCAGGAGCAAAATTTGAAGACGGGAAGTTCAAAACTAATGGTGGAAGAGTCTTAAATGCAGTTGCATTTGGAAAAACATTGGATGAAGCAAGAAAAAATGCTTATAAATTATTGTCAAAAATTAATTTTGATGGAATGTATTTTAGAAAAGATATTGGAAATATAAAATAA
- a CDS encoding PH domain-containing protein, which yields MELKVLEWTFFRESKISKDIENILVDGENAMVAYKTIRDLAIFTNKRLIVKDKQGITGLKSEIFSLPYKSIIMWSIENAGKIVDFNSEVVLWTRIGKFKIKLGVDIDVKKIDYLLASYIL from the coding sequence ATGGAATTAAAAGTGTTGGAATGGACATTTTTTAGAGAGAGCAAAATTTCGAAAGATATAGAAAATATTTTGGTAGATGGCGAAAATGCTATGGTTGCGTATAAGACAATACGGGATTTAGCAATATTTACGAATAAAAGATTGATTGTAAAAGATAAGCAAGGAATAACAGGACTAAAATCTGAAATTTTTTCATTGCCATATAAGTCGATAATTATGTGGTCAATTGAGAATGCTGGGAAAATTGTAGATTTTAATTCTGAAGTTGTGCTTTGGACAAGAATTGGAAAATTTAAAATAAAACTTGGAGTGGATATAGATGTGAAAAAAATAGATTATTTACTTGCAAGTTATATTTTGTAA
- the purH gene encoding bifunctional phosphoribosylaminoimidazolecarboxamide formyltransferase/IMP cyclohydrolase — protein sequence MKKRALISVFDKTGILEFAQFLDKKGVEIISTGGTYRYLKENGLSVIDVSEVTNFKEMLDGRVKTLHPNIHGGILAIRDNKEHMDTIAKEGIETIDYVVVNLYPFFREVQTDKTFDEKIEFIDIGGPTMLRSAAKSFKDVTVICETEDYSVVMEEMEKDGQVSYETKKRLAGKVFNLTSAYDAAISAFLLEEDYPKYLNVSYEKKFDLRYGENPHQSSAYYVSTTENGSMKDIKQLNGKELSFNNIRDMDIAWKVVGEFDGPAACAIKHSTPCGVAVADDIFTAYKKAHDCDPVSIFGGIVALNREVNKETAEELKKIFLEIVIAPSFTDEALEILKTKKNLRVIECKTPKPQDKFDYVKVDGGILVQGTNNKMIDEMNVVTEKQPTEKEKADMELGMKVVKYVKSNAIVVVKDGMAIGVGTGQTNRIWSTEHALQHAQEKVGKDLTGAVLASDAFFPFRDCVDTAAKTGIKAIVQPGGSIRDKESIEACNEHGITMVFTGIRHFKH from the coding sequence ATGAAAAAAAGAGCATTAATAAGCGTTTTTGATAAGACGGGAATTTTAGAATTTGCACAGTTTTTAGATAAAAAAGGTGTGGAAATTATTTCGACAGGAGGGACTTACAGATATTTGAAGGAAAATGGTCTTTCTGTAATTGATGTTTCAGAAGTTACTAATTTTAAAGAAATGCTGGATGGGAGAGTAAAAACTTTGCATCCAAATATTCATGGTGGAATTTTGGCGATTAGAGATAATAAAGAACACATGGATACGATTGCAAAAGAAGGAATTGAAACAATTGATTATGTTGTTGTTAATCTTTATCCGTTCTTTAGAGAAGTTCAAACTGACAAAACTTTTGATGAAAAAATTGAATTTATCGATATAGGTGGACCTACAATGCTTCGTTCAGCTGCAAAATCATTTAAAGATGTAACAGTTATTTGCGAAACTGAAGACTATTCAGTAGTTATGGAAGAAATGGAAAAAGATGGACAAGTTTCTTATGAAACTAAAAAAAGATTGGCTGGAAAAGTATTTAACTTGACATCAGCTTATGATGCGGCAATTTCTGCGTTCTTGTTAGAAGAAGATTATCCTAAATATTTGAATGTTTCTTATGAGAAAAAATTTGACTTGAGATACGGGGAAAATCCTCATCAATCTTCAGCTTATTATGTTTCAACTACTGAAAATGGAAGCATGAAAGATATTAAGCAATTGAATGGAAAAGAATTGTCATTTAACAATATTAGAGATATGGATATTGCTTGGAAAGTGGTTGGAGAATTTGATGGTCCAGCAGCTTGTGCAATAAAACACTCAACTCCTTGTGGTGTGGCTGTTGCAGATGATATTTTCACAGCGTACAAAAAAGCTCACGATTGTGACCCAGTATCGATTTTTGGTGGAATTGTGGCACTTAACAGAGAAGTTAATAAAGAAACTGCCGAAGAATTGAAAAAAATCTTCTTGGAAATTGTAATTGCACCTTCATTTACAGATGAAGCGTTGGAAATCTTGAAAACTAAGAAAAACTTGAGAGTTATCGAATGTAAAACTCCAAAACCTCAAGATAAATTCGATTATGTAAAAGTTGATGGTGGAATTTTGGTTCAAGGAACAAATAATAAAATGATTGATGAAATGAATGTTGTTACTGAAAAACAACCTACTGAAAAAGAAAAAGCTGATATGGAATTAGGAATGAAAGTTGTAAAATATGTAAAATCAAATGCGATTGTAGTCGTTAAAGATGGAATGGCAATTGGTGTAGGAACTGGTCAAACTAACAGAATTTGGTCAACAGAACATGCATTGCAACATGCTCAAGAAAAAGTTGGAAAAGACTTGACAGGAGCAGTATTAGCATCAGATGCTTTCTTCCCATTCAGAGATTGCGTAGATACAGCTGCAAAAACAGGAATTAAAGCGATTGTACAACCAGGAGGATCAATTAGAGATAAAGAATCAATTGAGGCTTGTAATGAACACGGAATAACAATGGTATTTACTGGAATTAGACATTTTAAACATTAA
- the purN gene encoding phosphoribosylglycinamide formyltransferase: MSNKNKKRIAVLVSGGGSNLQSIIDNIEQGNLNCEISYVIADRKCHGLERAEKHGIKNILLDRKVLKEKLSDEISNVLENDDEKTDYIVLAGYLSILSPEFIKKWSRKIINIHPSLLPKFGGKGMYGMNVHRAVIEAKETESGCTIHFVDTGVDTGEIILQIKVPVLTDDTPEVLQKRVLEKEHVLLIEGIKKLLEK; this comes from the coding sequence ATGTCTAATAAAAATAAAAAAAGAATAGCAGTTTTAGTTTCTGGCGGAGGGTCGAACTTACAGTCAATTATTGACAACATTGAGCAAGGGAACTTAAATTGTGAAATTTCTTATGTAATTGCAGATAGAAAGTGTCATGGATTGGAAAGAGCAGAAAAACATGGCATAAAAAATATTTTGCTTGACAGAAAAGTATTAAAAGAAAAATTGTCTGATGAAATTAGCAATGTTCTTGAAAATGATGACGAAAAAACAGATTATATAGTATTAGCAGGATATTTGTCGATTTTATCACCAGAATTTATAAAAAAATGGTCAAGAAAAATTATAAATATTCATCCGTCATTGCTTCCAAAATTTGGTGGAAAGGGAATGTATGGAATGAATGTTCACAGAGCAGTTATCGAAGCAAAAGAAACTGAAAGTGGATGTACAATTCATTTTGTTGACACAGGAGTTGACACAGGAGAAATTATTTTGCAGATAAAGGTGCCTGTACTTACTGATGACACGCCGGAAGTTTTGCAGAAGAGAGTACTTGAGAAGGAACATGTTTTACTGATTGAAGGGATTAAGAAGTTGCTTGAAAAGTAG
- the purM gene encoding phosphoribosylformylglycinamidine cyclo-ligase, whose translation MSISYKDSGVDKEEGYRSVAKIKERVKATYNKNVMNELGSFGALYRLGEYKKPILVSGTDGVGTKLKVAFETNKYDTVGIDCVAMCVNDILCHGAQPLFFLDYLACGKLDSNVSSEIIKGVVEGCLQGDSALVGGETAEMPGFYADGEYDIAGFAVGVVEEEKMVNGSKVQEGDVIVAIPSSGAHSNGFSLLRKLFTDFSEEFNGKTIGEHLLTPTKIYVKPIQKVMEKVQVNGMAHITGGGLIENVPRTIPDGLCANIEKAKVKVHPLFKHETFSRVPEEEMWGTFNMGVGFVVIVNKNDAQTVIDILAENGEEAYELGTIVKGDEKINLY comes from the coding sequence ATGTCAATTTCTTATAAAGATTCAGGAGTAGATAAAGAAGAAGGATACAGAAGTGTTGCAAAAATAAAAGAAAGAGTAAAAGCGACTTACAACAAAAATGTTATGAACGAATTGGGAAGTTTTGGAGCTTTGTATAGATTGGGAGAATATAAAAAACCAATTTTAGTGTCTGGAACTGACGGAGTTGGGACAAAATTAAAAGTTGCATTTGAAACAAATAAATATGATACAGTTGGAATTGACTGTGTTGCGATGTGTGTAAATGATATTTTGTGTCACGGAGCACAACCATTATTTTTCTTAGATTACCTAGCTTGTGGAAAATTGGACTCAAATGTTTCTTCTGAAATAATTAAAGGTGTTGTAGAAGGTTGTCTTCAAGGAGATTCAGCTTTAGTAGGTGGAGAAACTGCTGAAATGCCAGGATTTTATGCAGACGGAGAATATGACATTGCAGGATTTGCAGTTGGTGTAGTTGAAGAAGAAAAAATGGTCAATGGAAGCAAAGTTCAAGAAGGAGATGTAATTGTTGCAATTCCTTCAAGTGGAGCTCACAGTAACGGATTCTCATTGTTAAGAAAATTATTCACTGATTTTAGCGAAGAATTCAATGGAAAAACAATTGGAGAACATTTATTGACACCAACAAAAATTTATGTAAAACCAATTCAAAAAGTTATGGAAAAAGTACAAGTGAACGGAATGGCTCACATAACTGGTGGAGGACTTATCGAAAATGTTCCAAGAACTATACCAGACGGACTTTGTGCAAACATCGAAAAAGCGAAAGTAAAAGTTCATCCGTTGTTTAAACACGAAACATTCTCAAGAGTTCCAGAAGAAGAAATGTGGGGAACATTCAACATGGGAGTTGGATTTGTTGTTATCGTAAATAAAAATGATGCTCAAACAGTTATTGATATTTTAGCTGAAAATGGAGAAGAAGCCTATGAATTAGGAACTATTGTTAAAGGTGACGAAAAAATTAATTTGTATTAA
- a CDS encoding YciI family protein produces MYIVSLNYVKAVSEVEKYLEEHIKFLEKYYEMGKFICSGRKNPRTGGVILLNAENLEEVKKIISEDPFNINGIAEYEITEFFPTKYAEDFANFVK; encoded by the coding sequence ATGTATATAGTAAGTTTAAATTATGTAAAAGCAGTAAGTGAAGTTGAAAAATATTTAGAAGAACATATAAAATTTTTGGAAAAATATTATGAAATGGGAAAATTTATTTGTTCAGGAAGAAAAAATCCTAGAACAGGTGGTGTAATTTTGCTAAATGCAGAAAATTTGGAAGAAGTTAAGAAAATAATTTCAGAAGATCCGTTTAATATAAATGGAATTGCGGAATATGAAATTACAGAATTTTTCCCTACAAAATATGCAGAAGATTTTGCAAACTTTGTAAAATAA
- the purF gene encoding amidophosphoribosyltransferase: MIKSLNEECGVFGVFGHHEAARLTYYGLHSLQHRGQEAAGIVVSDGKRVNGHRGPGLVSEVFNDDRIFNRLQGNCAIGHVRYATSGSSSGRNIQPFLFQFFDGSIALAHNGNLINAKKLKRELEKHGAIFHSTSDTEVLVHLIRRSKEKDFLSQLKDALRQVKGGFSFLVQTQTELYGAVDPFEFRPLILGKTKNGAYILASETCALEIVGAEFVRNIRSGEVVIIDKDGYRIEKYTDDTSTAIAAMEYVYFARPDSDISGINVHSARKRCGRRLAQEAPVENADIIIGVPNSSLSAASGYAEESGKPYEMGLIKNQYVARTFIQPTQELREQGVRMKLSAVKGVVKDKVVVMIDDSIVRGTTSSRIVQLLKEAGAKEVHVRIASPEFKFPIFYGIDVSNSSELISANKTVEEVRDYIGADSLAFLSIDGLIDSIGLNFDAPYTGLCMECFNGDYPAGLGDYEEEFYASLTPIQKRL, from the coding sequence ATGATTAAGAGCTTGAATGAAGAATGTGGAGTTTTTGGAGTTTTTGGACACCACGAAGCGGCAAGACTTACTTATTATGGATTGCATAGTTTGCAACATAGAGGACAAGAAGCGGCAGGAATTGTAGTAAGTGACGGTAAGCGTGTGAATGGTCATCGTGGGCCTGGACTTGTGTCGGAAGTATTTAACGATGATAGAATTTTTAACCGTTTGCAAGGAAATTGTGCTATTGGGCATGTTAGATATGCGACTTCTGGAAGTAGCAGCGGTCGTAATATTCAGCCATTTTTGTTCCAATTTTTTGACGGAAGTATCGCTTTGGCACACAACGGAAATTTGATTAATGCGAAAAAATTAAAAAGAGAATTGGAAAAACACGGTGCAATTTTTCATTCTACATCAGATACAGAAGTGTTGGTTCATTTGATTAGAAGAAGTAAAGAAAAAGATTTTTTGAGCCAATTGAAAGATGCGTTAAGACAAGTAAAAGGTGGATTTTCTTTCTTAGTTCAAACTCAGACAGAATTGTACGGTGCAGTTGACCCTTTTGAATTTCGTCCTTTAATTTTAGGAAAAACAAAAAATGGAGCGTATATTTTGGCGAGTGAAACTTGTGCGTTGGAAATTGTTGGAGCGGAATTTGTTAGAAATATTAGATCTGGAGAAGTTGTAATCATTGATAAAGATGGATACAGAATTGAAAAATATACTGACGATACTTCGACTGCGATTGCGGCGATGGAATATGTATATTTTGCAAGACCTGATTCGGATATTTCAGGAATAAATGTACATTCAGCTCGTAAAAGATGCGGAAGAAGATTGGCACAAGAAGCACCTGTTGAAAATGCAGATATTATAATTGGAGTTCCAAATTCGTCATTGTCAGCAGCAAGTGGTTATGCAGAAGAAAGCGGAAAACCTTATGAAATGGGATTAATCAAAAACCAATATGTAGCAAGAACATTTATTCAGCCAACTCAGGAACTTAGAGAACAAGGTGTTAGAATGAAACTTTCTGCTGTAAAAGGTGTTGTAAAAGATAAAGTTGTAGTTATGATTGATGATTCAATAGTTCGTGGAACTACTTCAAGCCGTATTGTTCAGTTATTGAAGGAAGCTGGAGCAAAAGAAGTTCATGTAAGAATTGCATCGCCAGAATTTAAGTTTCCTATTTTTTACGGAATTGATGTGTCAAATTCATCAGAATTGATTTCGGCAAATAAAACTGTTGAAGAAGTGAGAGACTACATTGGTGCAGATTCATTGGCTTTCTTGAGTATTGACGGATTAATTGATTCGATTGGACTTAATTTTGATGCGCCATATACAGGGCTTTGCATGGAATGTTTTAATGGAGATTATCCAGCTGGATTGGGAGATTACGAGGAAGAATTTTATGCTTCGTTGACACCAATTCAAAAGAGGCTTTGA